In Zunongwangia profunda SM-A87, the following proteins share a genomic window:
- a CDS encoding RagB/SusD family nutrient uptake outer membrane protein, whose translation MKINTYILRGILIIGLLNLCACEEFVEVAPPNNKLVSEEVFNSDATARSAMTGIYNQLFLAEFSSGSRSSITVLSGLSADNIQNINPNVLTRMQFENNDLLADNESNLAIWSSAYSIIYMTNAMLEGLGNSSNVSAELSDQLEGEARFIRAFTYFYLVNLYGDLPLILSTNYKENQLASRMSKNDIYLQIVNDLEVAMALLPSEYTTGERTQVNKYAAIALSARVHLFLKDWEKAIDLSAMVIDASSTYELLNNINDVFLANSREAIWQISPIGGGGGLTQTNEGSLFIIHPVFSFLASIKLRPSFATTFEGEDLRFQNWIGYHEGEDAFFAYKYKIWNSSEFPIEEYSMVLRFAEQYLIRAEAYAQTGNLAEAIKDIAIIQQRAGLSPVSETKPNISQEELLNLIMEERRKELFAEWGHRWFDLKRTDNAGGKLSDIKPLWETTDFLYPIPSEERRKNPNLSQNEGY comes from the coding sequence ATGAAAATCAACACATATATCTTAAGGGGAATCCTAATAATAGGCCTGCTAAACCTTTGCGCCTGCGAAGAATTTGTAGAGGTAGCTCCTCCTAATAATAAACTTGTTAGCGAAGAGGTGTTTAACAGTGATGCCACGGCAAGAAGCGCCATGACCGGTATATATAACCAATTATTCCTTGCGGAATTTTCTAGTGGATCCAGGAGCAGTATTACCGTTTTATCCGGATTATCGGCAGATAACATACAAAATATCAATCCGAATGTGCTTACGCGTATGCAGTTTGAAAATAATGACCTGTTAGCAGATAATGAAAGTAACCTTGCGATATGGTCCAGTGCCTATTCTATCATCTATATGACCAATGCCATGCTGGAGGGGCTTGGAAACTCCTCCAATGTTTCTGCTGAATTGAGCGATCAACTAGAGGGGGAAGCTCGATTTATAAGAGCTTTTACGTATTTCTATCTAGTAAATCTGTATGGAGACCTGCCATTAATACTTAGTACAAATTATAAGGAGAACCAACTGGCTTCCCGTATGTCCAAAAATGACATCTACCTGCAAATCGTTAATGACCTTGAAGTCGCTATGGCTCTTCTACCATCTGAATATACCACTGGTGAACGAACACAGGTTAACAAATATGCAGCAATAGCACTTTCCGCACGTGTTCATCTGTTCCTAAAAGATTGGGAAAAAGCCATAGACCTAAGTGCTATGGTTATTGATGCGTCATCAACTTACGAATTACTCAATAACATAAACGACGTTTTCCTAGCTAACAGTAGAGAAGCTATATGGCAAATATCACCTATTGGAGGCGGGGGAGGATTAACGCAGACCAACGAAGGAAGCTTATTTATTATTCATCCCGTATTTTCATTCCTGGCCAGTATAAAATTAAGACCATCTTTTGCAACAACTTTTGAAGGAGAGGATTTAAGGTTTCAAAACTGGATAGGTTATCATGAAGGTGAAGATGCTTTTTTTGCCTATAAATACAAAATATGGAACAGTAGTGAATTTCCGATTGAAGAATATTCAATGGTCTTACGTTTTGCAGAACAATATCTGATAAGAGCAGAAGCATATGCGCAAACAGGCAATTTAGCTGAAGCCATTAAAGACATTGCTATTATTCAACAAAGAGCAGGGCTTTCTCCTGTATCTGAAACCAAACCCAATATATCCCAGGAGGAGCTCTTGAACCTGATCATGGAAGAACGCAGGAAAGAACTTTTTGCAGAGTGGGGACACCGATGGTTTGATCTAAAAAGAACCGATAACGCCGGTGGTAAGTTGTCTGATATAAAACCGCTTTGGGAGACTACAGATTTCCTATATCCCATTCCCTCAGAAGAAAGAAGAAAAAATCCTAACCTAAGTCAAAATGAAGGGTATTAA
- a CDS encoding SusC/RagA family TonB-linked outer membrane protein, translating to MKNNYPCHTYMALIIIGGLLLCLPKAAHAASPTPLLLLQQEITGTVTDQNGLPIPGVSIILKDTKRGVVTNLDGEYRITAPANATLVFSYIGYKTREVPIDGREVINIQLEDDIAALGEVQINAGYYNTTKRESTGNIARVTAEEIENQPVISPLQALQGRMAGVEITPGGSHPGMAATIRIRGTNSLRQEGNYPLYIIDGVPVNPTPIESSSLMSSTGIDPLNNLDINNIKSIEILKDADATAIYGSRGANGVILITTKIGYNQGTGLDVRLYHGGTTAPQRYDLLNTQQYLAVRKKAFENDGVEPTERNAYDLLIWDQDRYTDWQDFLFGGTAETTNANLNFSGGNNTTSFRFGTSYFSQGTIYPGDYNYHKITGNLNLNHRSENQKFNLNLSLNYGVDTNKMVGNVGFNSTTAILPPNAPEIFNEDGFLAWEQWERANLDNPLKGYFNESNTQTNNLISNISLSYEVIKGLQLKANMGYTYYDAGELRKQPKRSYNPADENIHSSSHYKTNRTSWIIEPQLIYNTNINQLTIEALLGTTFQENKDQMENFQGRGYASEALIGNLAAAESIVNARTENNDYRYSAIFSRLGFHWDKKYFLNLTGRRDGSSRFGPSNRFANFGAIGMAWIFTEEPVIKNSLPFLSFGKLRGSYGTTGNDQIGDYGYLDAYEATTGTGGLYPTGLANPNYSWEVNKKLEVGLELSFIENKLHTSLSYYQNRSSNQLVGYPLPAITGFTTVQANLPATVENRGWEVEITSQNLETTNFRWQTSFNISFPKNELISYPDIEQSSYANTYRIGYPLNISLLYEYTGLDPETGFYTVKDINEDGSLDYQDRSIIKDQNRKFYGGINNSFSFKNFSLQFLWQFVKQEGRQTLFSAGRPSNTSVDVLSALEGDSKYQKISQSSRASQAYNYVINTGFPFEDASFLRLKTLSLSYKIPKKLLKQISIKNCRLFMHGQNLWTLTDFTGLDPEIPNSGIGNLRSITGGLEINF from the coding sequence ATGAAAAATAATTACCCGTGCCATACATACATGGCACTAATAATTATTGGCGGGCTACTCTTGTGCCTGCCCAAAGCTGCACATGCGGCAAGCCCTACTCCCCTGCTCTTGCTACAACAAGAAATTACCGGAACGGTAACAGATCAAAACGGTCTTCCCATTCCGGGCGTGAGCATTATTTTAAAAGATACCAAACGGGGTGTGGTCACGAACTTAGACGGTGAATATCGTATTACCGCTCCCGCAAACGCTACTTTGGTTTTTTCGTATATCGGCTATAAAACCCGGGAAGTACCCATAGACGGGCGAGAGGTAATCAATATTCAACTCGAAGATGATATCGCCGCCCTGGGCGAAGTGCAAATCAATGCTGGCTATTATAATACCACCAAAAGGGAAAGCACAGGGAATATTGCGAGGGTTACGGCCGAGGAAATCGAAAACCAGCCGGTCATTAGTCCGTTACAAGCCTTGCAGGGCAGAATGGCTGGGGTAGAGATTACCCCCGGGGGCAGCCACCCGGGAATGGCGGCTACTATACGAATTCGCGGAACAAACAGCTTACGACAAGAAGGCAATTACCCGTTATACATCATTGACGGTGTCCCGGTTAATCCTACTCCCATAGAAAGTAGTTCGTTAATGTCAAGCACCGGGATCGATCCCCTTAATAACCTTGACATTAACAATATTAAAAGTATAGAAATCTTAAAAGATGCCGATGCCACGGCCATTTACGGATCACGAGGGGCCAATGGGGTGATCCTAATTACCACAAAAATCGGGTATAACCAGGGCACCGGTTTAGATGTGAGACTGTATCATGGTGGTACTACAGCACCCCAGCGGTATGATTTATTAAATACCCAGCAATACCTCGCCGTAAGAAAAAAGGCTTTCGAAAATGATGGGGTTGAACCAACCGAACGTAATGCCTATGATTTGCTAATCTGGGATCAGGACAGGTATACCGACTGGCAGGATTTTTTATTTGGTGGCACTGCTGAAACCACCAATGCCAACCTTAACTTTTCTGGCGGAAATAACACCACCTCTTTTAGGTTTGGTACCTCCTATTTCTCCCAGGGCACCATCTATCCGGGAGACTATAACTATCATAAGATTACAGGCAATCTAAACCTGAATCACCGATCAGAAAATCAAAAATTCAACCTGAATTTATCATTAAATTATGGGGTGGATACCAATAAAATGGTTGGGAATGTAGGCTTTAATTCCACAACGGCAATCTTGCCCCCCAATGCGCCAGAAATTTTTAATGAAGATGGCTTCTTAGCCTGGGAGCAATGGGAAAGGGCAAATTTAGATAATCCTCTTAAGGGGTATTTTAATGAAAGCAATACACAAACCAATAATTTGATTTCCAATATTAGCTTGTCCTACGAAGTGATTAAGGGATTACAGTTAAAAGCCAATATGGGGTATACCTATTATGATGCCGGTGAGTTACGAAAGCAGCCTAAACGTTCATACAATCCTGCCGATGAAAACATTCATAGTTCATCACATTATAAAACCAATCGAACATCATGGATTATCGAACCGCAACTTATCTATAATACCAATATCAACCAATTAACCATCGAAGCTTTATTGGGAACTACCTTCCAGGAGAATAAAGATCAAATGGAGAACTTTCAGGGCAGGGGCTATGCATCTGAAGCCTTAATAGGAAATCTTGCTGCAGCAGAAAGTATAGTAAACGCAAGAACAGAAAATAACGATTATCGCTATAGCGCTATATTTTCAAGGCTTGGTTTCCATTGGGATAAAAAATACTTCCTGAATTTAACAGGAAGACGGGATGGATCTTCCAGATTTGGCCCGAGTAACCGATTTGCCAATTTTGGAGCCATTGGTATGGCCTGGATTTTTACTGAGGAACCGGTTATTAAAAACAGTCTTCCGTTTTTAAGCTTTGGAAAGTTAAGAGGAAGCTACGGAACTACTGGGAATGATCAAATAGGCGATTACGGATATTTAGATGCCTATGAAGCTACTACGGGAACGGGAGGACTTTATCCTACAGGACTGGCCAATCCAAATTATTCCTGGGAAGTCAATAAAAAGTTAGAAGTAGGCTTAGAACTAAGTTTTATAGAAAACAAGCTACATACCAGCCTGAGCTATTATCAAAATCGATCGTCTAACCAACTGGTAGGATACCCGCTACCGGCCATTACAGGATTTACCACCGTACAGGCAAATTTACCGGCAACCGTAGAAAACAGGGGCTGGGAAGTAGAAATTACAAGTCAAAATCTTGAAACTACCAATTTTAGATGGCAAACTTCCTTCAATATAAGCTTCCCTAAAAATGAACTGATAAGTTATCCAGATATTGAACAATCATCTTATGCCAATACGTATAGGATAGGCTATCCTTTGAATATTTCGCTTCTTTACGAATATACGGGTCTGGATCCAGAAACCGGATTTTATACCGTAAAAGATATTAATGAGGATGGAAGTTTGGATTATCAGGACCGATCAATCATCAAGGATCAAAACCGGAAATTTTATGGAGGGATTAATAATAGCTTTTCATTTAAAAACTTTTCTCTCCAGTTCTTATGGCAATTTGTAAAACAAGAAGGAAGGCAAACCCTATTTTCCGCAGGAAGACCCAGTAATACTTCTGTGGACGTATTATCTGCTTTGGAAGGAGATAGTAAATACCAGAAAATTTCTCAGTCTTCCCGGGCAAGCCAGGCCTATAATTATGTAATCAATACCGGTTTTCCTTTTGAGGATGCTTCTTTTCTTCGTTTAAAAACATTATCCCTTAGCTACAAGATCCCCAAAAAATTACTCAAACAAATTTCCATTAAAAATTGTCGCCTTTTTATGCATGGTCAAAACCTATGGACCTTAACTGATTTTACAGGTTTAGATCCTGAAATACCAAATTCGGGGATTGGAAATTTAAGATCGATTACTGGGGGGCTGGAAATTAACTTTTAA
- a CDS encoding M16 family metallopeptidase — protein MDFTFKISYSTILLFLISYGLTGQTKTTYQNNQLSLDSLVHYGKLDNGFTYYIRKNHTEKNQVEMYLVTKAGMFHEENDQLGYAHLMEHLVFKETTHFPKVKEYFRKVGRKAHAGTRYTYTYYNVGLATDDTIALANGLQLLRDWAQDLEFDQNSLKTEQGAVLGEMRVNNPYREWKSDKIKSLITEGTGYKEQDLDKIKQSTKNLHKQAFIRFHNDWYQPELEAAIIVGDIDPEKIESRIKNLFSNLKPSKKTKNPQDWVRRQKARLSGKNRFATTIDTISPGLQLAILFNQPNFSDQITSKEDYQLMIQQEFYWRLVQAKQEALKNQYALPYSDLSVNYLRNRIAAGQIASSKMMIDFEQGDQNTIEEKIKSSLLFWKRFNTGFSENEFQKVKAQLLNKYTNRSDRSSQELIMKYLNHFVNGTLAPNSVIESQLLSQMIKKTSLEDIQKFVSTYAKFTENTDFLFFRHPKAQKPNFNVLKHLISTIDTMSIPILPPAPATINSLSKFYPLDSISSDKEVQVKKDILGVSRMTLNNGLHLILKPTNPTSAAFKDQINITAFKINEASPLQRKNYLSNMAFIDMLNFSGAGPYSRFQLEKFKDSKGISLHYRADKDWQLISAKSNSKNFSELLSLVVLQNTQPNFVDSDIQLWKSSTAKNLKGFGIRGSTYFIDQAIETKWFPDIPKMQLKDLAVIDKSTLMEAANTWTKNLTDFTFIVTGDFEVDTIIPILNQKLSVIPASTINQNKERKGAAFPFKKMKETLYEKNINQAYVKLYFPVKIKNTTKNKALINIISQALYERIYDRLREGCYAPLGGGQWLDEENNLYAFKIQFDSELGNETKMIKDALEEFQKLKQQGINKQWLELEIKTELNRYEKYFDRFGYVDFWSEYLMLSTKDKKQYFNNILRYGTLMEHFINIEDVNTAAKKYLTQENYQQFIILPEAYHQMN, from the coding sequence ATGGATTTTACATTTAAAATTTCATACTCGACAATACTCCTATTTTTAATTTCATACGGATTGACAGGGCAAACAAAAACAACGTATCAAAATAACCAACTTTCCCTGGATAGCCTTGTTCATTATGGTAAACTTGACAATGGCTTCACCTATTACATCAGGAAAAATCATACCGAAAAAAATCAGGTTGAAATGTACCTGGTCACCAAAGCAGGCATGTTTCATGAAGAAAATGATCAATTAGGCTATGCACATCTTATGGAGCACCTCGTATTTAAGGAGACTACACATTTCCCTAAGGTTAAGGAGTATTTTAGAAAAGTGGGGCGAAAAGCCCATGCGGGGACGCGTTATACGTATACCTATTACAATGTTGGATTAGCCACTGATGATACCATAGCGCTTGCCAATGGATTGCAACTCTTACGGGATTGGGCTCAAGACCTGGAATTTGATCAAAACTCTCTAAAAACCGAGCAGGGAGCCGTATTAGGAGAAATGAGAGTAAACAATCCCTATCGAGAATGGAAGTCTGATAAAATTAAAAGTCTGATCACGGAAGGGACAGGCTATAAGGAACAGGATTTAGATAAAATAAAACAAAGTACTAAAAATCTCCATAAACAGGCCTTTATCCGCTTTCACAATGATTGGTACCAACCGGAATTAGAAGCTGCTATTATTGTGGGTGATATTGATCCGGAAAAAATAGAATCGAGGATAAAAAACCTGTTTTCTAACTTAAAACCTTCCAAAAAGACGAAAAATCCACAAGATTGGGTTAGAAGGCAAAAGGCTAGGCTTTCCGGTAAAAATCGCTTTGCTACCACGATAGATACCATCTCCCCTGGTCTACAATTGGCAATCCTCTTTAACCAACCTAATTTTAGTGATCAAATAACAAGCAAAGAGGATTATCAACTCATGATCCAACAGGAATTTTATTGGCGGCTCGTGCAGGCGAAGCAGGAAGCACTGAAAAATCAGTATGCGCTTCCGTATTCCGATCTTTCAGTAAATTATTTACGTAACCGTATTGCTGCAGGCCAGATCGCATCTTCAAAAATGATGATTGATTTTGAACAAGGCGACCAAAATACAATAGAGGAAAAAATCAAATCTTCATTACTATTTTGGAAACGGTTTAATACTGGTTTTTCAGAAAATGAATTCCAAAAGGTCAAAGCACAATTGCTTAACAAATACACCAATAGGAGCGATAGATCCTCACAGGAATTGATCATGAAGTATCTTAATCATTTTGTGAATGGCACACTCGCACCGAATTCTGTCATAGAATCTCAACTACTATCGCAGATGATAAAAAAAACAAGTCTTGAAGACATTCAAAAATTTGTAAGCACGTATGCAAAGTTTACTGAAAATACCGATTTTCTATTTTTCAGGCATCCCAAGGCTCAAAAACCTAATTTTAATGTCCTGAAGCATCTCATCTCAACAATTGATACCATGAGTATCCCTATACTCCCCCCTGCTCCCGCAACAATAAATTCATTATCCAAATTCTATCCCTTAGATAGTATTTCCAGCGATAAAGAGGTTCAGGTTAAAAAGGACATTCTGGGGGTTTCCAGAATGACGTTAAATAATGGATTACATCTTATCTTAAAACCGACCAACCCCACCTCAGCAGCATTTAAAGATCAAATTAATATCACAGCCTTTAAGATCAATGAAGCTTCCCCCCTTCAGCGCAAAAATTATCTTTCTAATATGGCTTTTATTGATATGTTGAACTTTAGTGGTGCAGGTCCTTATTCCAGGTTTCAATTAGAAAAATTCAAGGATTCCAAAGGAATCAGTCTTCACTATAGGGCAGATAAAGACTGGCAACTTATTTCTGCCAAAAGTAATTCTAAAAATTTTAGTGAATTATTAAGTTTAGTAGTTCTTCAAAATACTCAGCCCAATTTTGTAGACTCAGATATACAATTATGGAAGTCTTCAACGGCAAAAAATCTTAAAGGATTTGGGATAAGGGGATCAACATATTTTATAGACCAGGCCATTGAAACTAAATGGTTTCCTGACATCCCAAAAATGCAATTAAAAGATCTTGCAGTAATTGATAAAAGCACCCTTATGGAAGCTGCTAATACCTGGACAAAAAACCTTACAGATTTTACTTTTATCGTTACCGGAGATTTTGAGGTGGATACGATCATCCCCATACTTAATCAAAAATTATCCGTTATCCCCGCTAGCACTATAAATCAAAATAAAGAAAGAAAAGGTGCCGCATTCCCATTCAAAAAAATGAAGGAAACCTTATACGAGAAGAATATAAATCAGGCTTATGTAAAATTATATTTCCCAGTGAAGATCAAAAATACTACAAAGAATAAAGCCTTGATCAACATAATATCTCAGGCATTATATGAGCGTATTTACGATCGACTTCGGGAAGGATGCTATGCACCCCTTGGCGGTGGGCAGTGGTTAGATGAAGAGAATAATTTATATGCTTTTAAAATTCAATTTGACAGCGAACTGGGAAATGAAACTAAAATGATTAAGGATGCCCTAGAAGAGTTTCAAAAATTAAAACAACAAGGTATTAATAAACAATGGTTAGAATTAGAAATTAAAACTGAGCTTAATCGCTATGAAAAATATTTTGACAGATTCGGATATGTTGATTTTTGGTCGGAATACCTTATGTTAAGCACTAAAGATAAAAAACAATATTTCAATAATATACTACGATATGGAACTTTAATGGAGCATTTTATTAATATTGAAGATGTGAACACAGCTGCTAAAAAATATTTAACTCAGGAAAATTATCAGCAATTCATTATTCTTCCTGAAGCATATCATCAAATGAATTAA
- a CDS encoding helix-turn-helix domain-containing protein, with protein sequence MEREFNRVNLRGIYRILTEIAKGNFAFQIKRTDHKDELEGLNAYANQTSEELYRKRHQFLWLNRNTEAMLIRTVNFLLDKNLKVIDFSYEHLDTIEVDPNTILGNTFSKLLVRKFQPTWQKNMKKFMASKKQSFHMLLEYHFDELLQINLYTVVSRLARVKEGKYIVTSYLMDASKDFSGLPRDSEIKTFSKWDQKLFHEIHIYIVQHLDEPPKTLDQLAMLFNTNEYKIKTGFKEIFGCTPMQYYNRQRIRQCKLLIENTSLSLKEISIKMGFSSYPHFSKSFKKETHVTPRFYKKITRNS encoded by the coding sequence ATGGAACGTGAATTTAATAGGGTAAATTTACGTGGAATCTACCGTATACTTACCGAAATCGCTAAAGGTAATTTTGCCTTTCAAATTAAACGCACTGATCACAAAGATGAGCTCGAAGGGCTCAATGCTTATGCCAATCAAACTTCAGAAGAACTTTATAGAAAGCGGCATCAATTTTTATGGCTAAATAGAAATACCGAAGCTATGCTTATTCGCACGGTGAACTTTCTACTGGATAAAAATTTAAAGGTGATTGATTTTAGCTATGAACATCTTGATACTATTGAAGTAGATCCAAATACTATTTTAGGTAACACATTTTCTAAGCTACTTGTTAGGAAATTTCAGCCAACCTGGCAGAAAAATATGAAGAAGTTCATGGCCTCCAAAAAACAATCTTTTCATATGCTTCTGGAGTATCATTTTGATGAACTATTACAAATAAATTTATATACGGTTGTCTCGAGGTTAGCCAGGGTAAAGGAGGGAAAATATATCGTAACTTCTTATCTTATGGATGCCTCGAAGGATTTCTCAGGATTACCAAGAGATTCCGAAATCAAAACATTTTCAAAATGGGATCAAAAGTTATTTCACGAAATCCATATCTATATTGTACAGCATTTGGATGAACCCCCTAAAACTCTAGATCAATTAGCTATGCTTTTTAATACCAATGAATATAAAATTAAAACCGGTTTTAAAGAGATTTTTGGATGCACACCAATGCAATATTATAATCGGCAGCGCATCCGGCAATGCAAACTACTCATTGAAAATACAAGTCTCTCCCTAAAGGAAATTTCGATTAAGATGGGCTTTAGTTCTTACCCCCATTTTTCGAAGAGTTTTAAAAAGGAAACTCATGTAACTCCCAGGTTTTATAAAAAAATCACCCGGAATTCATAG
- a CDS encoding DUF6520 family protein, translating to MKKLKVILPMLAIIFAIGLTFASVSPKTDLNVQANDYIQVGGSWVAIPEQTCEEGEFTCRVQDGDNGPYEVYDEMNDDEPKSSASPDPNPIEL from the coding sequence ATGAAAAAGTTAAAAGTAATTTTACCGATGTTGGCAATCATTTTTGCCATAGGATTGACCTTTGCAAGCGTTAGTCCAAAGACTGATCTAAATGTTCAGGCAAATGATTACATTCAGGTAGGGGGCTCCTGGGTTGCTATTCCCGAACAGACCTGTGAAGAAGGTGAGTTTACCTGTCGTGTACAGGATGGGGATAATGGGCCTTACGAGGTTTATGACGAGATGAATGATGACGAGCCAAAAAGTAGTGCATCTCCCGATCCCAATCCTATAGAACTGTAA